One stretch of Bacteroidia bacterium DNA includes these proteins:
- a CDS encoding gliding motility-associated C-terminal domain-containing protein — MPKGKYLWPTVANAAHYSWDFGNGESSTLLSPTVAYGDTGRFQIRLVAFTEEGCADTAMQWVWVLPELKVFIPNAFHPGGGINDVFAPTTSAEVSWHLEVYNRWGQKVWEGTNTGWDGQYKGAPAAEGVYVYKIQLLDTDRRENAFMGSVHLLR; from the coding sequence TTGCCCAAGGGCAAGTATCTCTGGCCCACGGTGGCAAATGCAGCCCATTATTCCTGGGATTTCGGGAATGGGGAAAGTTCCACGCTCCTGTCGCCCACGGTGGCTTATGGAGATACCGGGCGCTTTCAAATCCGTTTGGTTGCATTTACCGAAGAAGGCTGCGCGGACACGGCCATGCAATGGGTCTGGGTATTGCCGGAACTAAAGGTGTTCATTCCGAATGCCTTTCATCCGGGAGGAGGCATCAATGATGTTTTTGCCCCTACAACCTCAGCCGAAGTTTCGTGGCATCTGGAGGTTTACAACCGCTGGGGCCAGAAGGTATGGGAAGGCACCAACACCGGCTGGGATGGGCAGTACAAAGGCGCACCGGCAGCGGAAGGTGTGTACGTCTATAAAATCCAGTTGCTGGACACCGACAGGAGGGAAAATGCTTTCATGGGGAGTGTGCATTTGTTGCGGTGA
- a CDS encoding addiction module antidote protein, with product MTTSKFDIADYLDDNKMIAEYLNAVLEDGDSQELVAAIGHIAKAIGMTKIAEQTGLSRPSLYKALSQNSKPQFETIYKVLKALGGQLKIDSTAA from the coding sequence ATGACAACTTCAAAATTTGACATCGCTGACTATTTAGATGACAACAAGATGATTGCTGAATACTTGAATGCCGTTTTAGAAGATGGTGATTCGCAAGAATTGGTAGCAGCCATTGGACATATTGCCAAAGCTATTGGTATGACAAAAATTGCAGAACAAACAGGACTTAGCCGACCTAGTTTGTATAAGGCATTGAGTCAAAACTCCAAACCACAATTTGAAACCATTTATAAGGTACTTAAAGCATTGGGTGGACAACTCAAAATAGATTCTACGGCTGCTTAA
- a CDS encoding type II toxin-antitoxin system RelE/ParE family toxin produces MKTLMLHTRQTRWKLLGIFDTLPMPGTHKENCTCPSGHGPYTFPFPFILKRKKKFPTFVFTWIQFWLMYLIEKTTEFDKWLRKLKDFRAKAKVLVRIQRIELKGNFGDCKSVGDGLMELRIEEGKGYRVYYKEQGKTVVLLLLGGDKSTQSADIAKAKSLWTKYKNKKS; encoded by the coding sequence ATGAAAACATTAATGTTGCATACACGGCAAACCCGCTGGAAATTATTAGGCATCTTCGATACTTTGCCCATGCCGGGCACACACAAAGAGAATTGCACATGCCCTTCGGGACACGGACCATACACTTTTCCGTTCCCATTCATTTTAAAACGTAAGAAAAAATTTCCTACCTTTGTATTCACTTGGATACAATTTTGGTTGATGTACTTAATTGAAAAAACCACCGAATTTGATAAATGGCTGCGGAAGCTAAAAGACTTTAGAGCGAAAGCCAAAGTTTTAGTTAGAATCCAACGAATCGAACTGAAAGGCAACTTTGGAGATTGTAAATCAGTCGGAGATGGTTTAATGGAATTAAGAATCGAGGAAGGTAAAGGATATAGAGTATACTATAAAGAGCAAGGTAAAACGGTTGTCTTACTTCTTTTAGGAGGTGACAAATCAACTCAAAGTGCGGACATCGCTAAAGCTAAATCTCTTTGGACTAAATATAAAAATAAGAAATCATGA